The DNA region AGTGTGGTCGAAATCGAAGTCCGGCAAGAGGTTCTCCACCGTCGGATCCTTCACCTTCCCGTAGTGCCTCAGCGAGTGGCACCTCGCGCATACCACCGGCTTCTCGAAACTGAGCGTTTCGGTTTCATTTTCGGTCTCGGTCGCAGTCTCGGGGTCGATTAAAAGGCCCTTCTTGAGCGAGCTAGGAAACTCGGTCTCGTGAGCGACCGGCAAGAGGTGGGCACGTGAGCGATAACTCGGACTCTTTTCGGAGGGCTTGAGGAAGAAACCGGGGTGTTTCGGGTCCGAGTCCTGCATGTGGACCCCGCAGCCGGGGCACACAACGTTGGTAGTGGTCTCGTCGTAATTTCCATCGCGGGTGAGGGGCAGAGATGGGATGGAAGAAAAATAACAGAAAGAATTGAGTGGCGGGGGTTTGATAGGGCTTTGAGGTTGGGGGTTTAGAGTTCGTgagagtgaagaagaagaagaagaacaagggTTTGTGAGGGATTGGGCTAAGATTGAAAGCGAAAGGAAGAGAGGGTGTTTCAGCTTTTTGGAAGAAGAAAGGGTTCGAGCAATAGCGAGCATTTCTTTCTACTCCGAGAATTGTTTTCagcttcgtcttcttcttcttctttgggattacaggggtttagggtttaagcGCTGCTGGTTGAAGCGGTGTCGTTTCGGATGTAAACTAAATGACGGGGGCGTTTAGTGTGATGAGGGCCAGTTAGAGGGAAATtgcccaaaaccctaacccagTTGCTTTCCCAAGATAAGCCCAGCCCATTCAATTCAACACCACGACAACGATCAGAACATCTTTCTCTTCCAGGCCTCATCACGCTTcccaaaaacaataataataataataaaaataaaaataaaatgcgAAATCAATTCTTGTGTAATAAGCTGTTGAGGATTTTAAAGCCAACTTTTGTGGTaagaataaatgaaaaataaattcttatGTTGACTTGTTTAAAATCTTTACACAAACCGTTAGTATGTCACGTTATCTCCAATCCGAATTTGACACATCTCctttaataataaatatctaaaagaaaaagaaaaagaaaatataaatataaatattaaaaaaacaaaaggagaaaggtaaaaaaagaaaagattaaaaggGAGAGGGGGAATATGGAGATCCAAACTACACATAGCCAATGCAAAAAGGATCGTTATCGGCTTAATTAATTGGCCTTAAGGCCTCTAGGTATTGTAACcccatatttaattatttaattaatatcaatTCGGTTGTTGCAAAATTTTTAGTTGCTTTAAGGGTAgtagtttttgctaaaaagatGGCCGGGGTAGGATTGGGATCCCCTGGAATTCCTAGGAGAATtctagtttttgaaatttcagatccAGACCatccattttcatttaaaagtCAATAtcctgccacgtgtcccactactaataaaataataataaatttttaatgatattaataatcatcattattttattattttattagtagtgagatACGTGGCAAGATAATGGCTCTTGGATGAAAATAGATGACTTggatctgaaatttcaaaaactagaATTCTCATAAGAATTTTAGGGGATCCGAATCCGGGTGATAAAAGGTGGAACCGAAAGGGAATGCACTACAAATAGTGCAggactataaattttttttttctatagcCAATTAATTGACTATGCCCACAAATATTGTACTTAAATCTTTTCAACAGTGAGAGGTATCCCAAATTGAGCGGCTCATATGCTAGCAAAGGACTGCACTATCTGTGAAAGATAAAGTGGTCCATATATAAAGAGGATGCACTTATATATTCAATGTGCTAATGACATTGTAATTGCTGAATATTGTGTTCAATCACTTCCAAAAGATGTTAGTAAAAGCACCGAAAAGAAGATTAATAATAGCTTACAAAAAGTGGGAAtcacatgtatatattaataCGTTGCCAATTCCTGTACCTCTAATCCCTTCTCCCCACCAAGACAAGACATGTCACACGGATTTATATAAGAAATCTATGGATGAAGCCCGTGAAGGAATAATATTGTCTAGGGTTAAAACCATTTTCATCCACACAAGAAATGTATAGGTACAGAACTCTAGATGGTTGAAATGAAAGGCCTGGCCTGGTGGATCTAAATTAACCACAatcttaattacttaattattacgCAACTCAAACGGTCAAAAACCATGCATGCATGGCAAGATTTATTAGTAAAAATCCAAGGAAAGCAATTAGGTGTCCGACAATCTTATTAGACTTTCAAACCCGCCGGCCACTTTTCATGATGACATGCATGCACGAGTACTACGTTAATGTGAAAGAATCCAAGAATTTCTCACCAACTTTAGAATTTTTGAATCTGAAGGGCATTTCACGGGttaaaaaaacaagttttttcAGTTTATAAATAAGGGATTGTAATTTGCTTTGTTAGACATCGAATTAAGTCATCCTTAATATTGTTGATAGCTATATAAAAGAATATTGCAGAATgatgtcttcttcttcttcttcttcttcttcttatcaCTTTATTGTGATAGCTCTATTATTCTGTGCTTTTTTGCTTGGAGGAGGATCTCTATGCCATGGCCAGCTGacaaaaacattttataacGAAACATGTCCAAACGTGTCGAGCATCGTCCATGGAGTTATTGCAGAGGCGTTGCAGAGCGATCCCCGGATTGGCGCCAGCCTGATCAGGCTTCATTTCCATGACTGCTTTGTCGATGTATTTTCTGCTCcattttcttagcaaccaaacataTCGCTTATATATGTTTGATTAATTAACTTTGTTGTTGTAGGGTTGTGATGGGTCAATTTTGTTGAACAACAGCGACACTATAGAAAGCGAGAAAGAGGCTGCCCCAAACAATAACTCAGTGAGGGGTTTTGGTGTTGTCGATGACATAAAGACTGCGCTGGAAAACGCTTGTCCCGGCGTTGTTTCCTGCGCCGACATCCTCGCCATTGCAGCTGAAGAATCAGTTTTATTGGTATAGTAACAAGACATCCTTCTCTTCAAAGTTTGTGGAAACTTAAGAAATGACCATTAAATTACTACGCGATTTGGAAAAGgctccaaattttaaaacctcttaattttatcctctgaactttcaatttgatgcaaatTACCCAATTAGTCAGTTTTTAGACATTGAAAGTaatgaaatgacctttatacccttgaaagttttataaaattataaatttacctttaatttcaaattgaaaattaaataagaaaaaagaaaaagaaaaattgaaagataagTTGATCTTTTTAGTGGTTTCCGTTAAGGTTTAgcggcaaaaattgacggaggagtgttaattacatcaaattgaaattttcataAGGTgcaattgagagtttttgaaattttaagaatcttctcaaaacacatGGTAATTCAGAAGTCTTAAGTGAAAttatcccttaaatttttgttcGACCATCTCTTGCTAGCAATTGAAACAACAAATTACTGGAATTGGGATCTGGATTCAAACATTCTAAGCTAAAACAAAGGCATCACAAAACATTAATTAGTTGACTAGCATGTTTATATATTCTCTCTACAGGCAGGAGGTCCGTCGTGGGAAGTTTTACTTGGAAGAAGGGATGGGACAACAGCAAACAGAACTGGTGCTAATGTTGCCCTTCCAGGACCCTTCGAGACTCTGGACGTTCTAAAATCCAAGTTCTTAGACGTCGGCCTGAACACCACTGATTTGGTTGCTCTTTCCGGTAACTCTTGCATATATGCTTATTAATTAGGACTTTTAGATTTGACGGAAAATAGATAAAATGTCCAttatatattacaaaatatatacaattatgctttgaaaaaataaataactaaaataaaaaatataatttttaatataaaatgaataataaatttattgagccagatatatattttgataaagaaTTGGCTGGCCACTTTCAGGTGCTCACACATTTGGACGCGCTCAGTGTGTGTCATTCAGTGTTCGTCTATACAATTTTAATGGCACTGGAAGTCCTGATCCGACCTTGAACTCAACCTACTTACAAACTCTCCAAGGAATATGCCCGACGAACGGAACTGGAACTGAGCTAACCAATTTGGACCTGACTACGCCAGATGCTTTCGATAGTTACTACTTCTCTAATCTTCAAAGCAACAAGGGCCTTTTGCAGAGTGATCAAGAGCTGTTCTCAACCAACAGGGCGGATACTGTTAACATTGTCAACTACTTTAGTGCTTACCAATATGCTTTTTTTGCCAGCTTTGTGGAAGCAATGATCAAAATGGGGAATATAAGCGTGTTGACAGGGACAGAAGGAGAAATTAGACAAAACTGCGCCTTAGTTAATGCAAACACTTATGGTTCAAATGGTCTTTTACATAGCTCTATTTAAATATAGAGAGATAAGACCAAGTAGTACTGCAAATAAGCCATTGATGCAAGTTGTAATTTATGGTTATgatgaaatatatatgttaGTAACTTGGTATATATATGCTCAATAAAAAGTCGTTGAAACTTGgaataatgtaatatatatgttaGTATATGTCACGGTTTCTTCACCACATTGAAATGTATCCTAGAAAACTTGGAAACTTAATATAAAATGGCGCGCGTACACACTCGAAAATAGCACGGCCTGAAACTAGCTAGCTAACGGGGGAGCTTGTTCGTATTTTTGCCTCAAGGAGAGAATTTCTATACCCATCAACGTATATAAATCTCTTTTGTTGATCATCACTATTTTAAGTGAAACATAtggatttattttatgatttagattaaattttacgtatataataatatatgaagTACTATATACATTATTATATGTAGTACCTCTATCtccgaaaaagaaaagaaaagtgattGATCAGAGGGTGGTCAAAAACAGGGACCATCGAGCCACCCAAAAGCCTGCAACCCCTTTCCTCTCCCTTTATGCAGCTTTTGTTGAGAGCGTTTTGAGGTGGCCGGGCCACCCaacctctcctctctctttctttctttcttttttttttttttgtgcatcaGGCTTTTGCAAAGCAGAACCACCACAAGGAAATTTATGGCACGTGCCTATAATGATTCACTTATATTCGAATCTTGTGCTGTTTCCTGCCCAAAGAAAAGGAACAggaaaattgtagaaaaatagaaaacatagAACTCCATGCACGATTAGGAAACTCTTTGTCCAAACAAGCCCTCACAtcctctaataaaaaatgacaCTCAAGGTTCATATTTTGAGGGATTGTggttttgtttggcaaagcttttttttaaattttttttctttgttactgTTCATcacaatttctcaaaaaaatcaacattaaaatattctaacttatttttactttttatatcacatcgttcactttttattactattcaaataaaaaaatcactacaaaacaatttttatttttattttgttcacttttttataccaaatattcttactttttttttttttttttcacatcaatctacattgTCTAAGGAAAAGGCTTTGCCTAACAAAGCTTGCATGGCTGCATCTCTTGCTAAGTGACATCATGAACCTAATATAATtaccccccttttttttaagatttatgtCATGTGATTAGAAGACATTATGTTTTATACAAATAAGAGAGTTCCAATCACATAATCTTATCAAGTAtacacttaattttttttacaaattaatgtgacacTTTACATGAGTGACATGTGTCACAACATgaattaaaaagtaataaaatttgaTAGGTAAACTTAAGTgtttagtggttttttttttttttttttttcctaaagtgGTTAACGTGCAAGCAAAGGTGGATAAAGAATTTTGGTTGCTTGGAGATCGTGCATAACAACAAAATTGAGAGCAAAATGGACGTAGGCTCCTTAATTGGTCAGTGCAAATGGGAAAATGGTTAGCTTTCGTAGATGCTTTGTTCAAAAATAGTTGGCTTTTTGCTCTATTTTAATTTAGGCACGATTTTTCCACCGCACAATAGCTAGTTCCTTGAACATGAATTTTAAGCACTTTGAAAATACATAGCCTCTTTGTTTACAAGTCCTTTAAGCATATCCCCAAAATCTCGATTgtcttttgaatttgataatagcactttgaaaactttgaagtttgaagtcaTATAAGCTTTTTGTTTAATAAGTTCAAGCAACTCCCCccgcaaaaaaaaatttctcacttACCTTATTTTGGAATGTCATCCATACGTTCAATGATAGCTATAATTGCTTAATTAACCAGCCATAtgtgctattattattattatttttttttttttaggttggaaaaagagaaattttatctAGGTTAAAGAATTTTTTAGAAGGATAAGGGGATCACTTACCACGTCAATTGCAAtgtaagtttataaaaaatttatagtaaaagcTATAGTACGTACTCCTGATAATTTTCGTAAACTTTTTACAATTTACTGTCTAGCTAGccccaaaaaatattaatgtatgTACGACACACACCCTATTTTCATTGTTTATGTTAGGTAGCATTAATTTGAATATAAGGATTTGATGGAGGGAATTCGGATTTGAATACTTGGTTTAAATTGTTTgaatatgtatgtatgtaaagAACAATTCTTTGATGGTAGTAAAATTCGTGAATAGTTGAATTTTCACAGCTGATCAGCAAATAATGTTTAGATATATGGTGTGAAATTTCATGTTCAATCACtaatgtgtttttcttttacaGATCCAAACCTTGTATCTATTTAAGAGTGATATTAGAGATTATATTTTTACTCTACAACTATTCTATAATGCTCAAGCGTCAATCTCAACCAactattggattttttttttttatttgttttttctaaaaaacaatGATTGATCCAAGAAATTAGATTGACACATTACCATcgtgggataaaaatgtaatttcttgtATTGCTATTTATTTAAgcaatcacttttaaaattataatcaaattccCTATATACGAATactattagaatattaattaaatgattaaatttatcatttgcTATCcgtttaagtttttagaataattatCAATTTAATGTAATATAATATCGGAgcaaaatttatgaatttcaaCTCTAATTCTacaatttatctcatttttgggaaattatttggacaaaaaaatATCACCTGTGAGAGTTAGTAGTAAAAACATGGAACATTAGGGATACTAGTAGCCAAGTTAGTTGAATCGAATTCTCAACAATTTGCTATTTAGATCGTTAATAATTCAGACAACAAATATTAAAGAGGTCTTATGAAACTTACTTATTCTAACAAAGAGACACATTTCTCGAAACTTATTTAGACAAGTAAGTCATTTAAAATTCTCTCATATTTAGTGTATAAATTGTTCACAATTCAAACTATATGTTAGAAGGGAGATTTTTATCCCTCTAAAAATGAAGTAATTTTTACCATTAAAGctgagataaaaaaataataataataataataataataataaaaaagacaaaattacttCAAACCGACAAGATGTTTATCTAGCTAAGTTAGATTCCCACGCGTGATAGTTAAGGAAATCTTTAGTAAAGTTAtctcttaaatttttgttcaaccATCTATTGCTAGCAATTGAAACAATAAATTACTGGAATCAGGATCCATATTCAAACATTAATTCTAAGCTAAAACAAAGGCATCCCAAAACATTAGTTATGCCACAAAACACAAGTGAAAAGCTATTTATCCTGCTCTTCAATcattgtttgatttgttatataTGCTCAATGCAGGCAGGAGGTCCGTCGTGGGATGTTTTACTTGGAAGAAGGGATGGGACAACAGCAAACAGAACTGGTGCTGATGTTGCCCTTCCAGGACCCTTCGAGACCCTGGACGTTCTAAAATCCAAGTTCTTAGACGTCGGCCTGAACACCACCGATCTGGTTGCTCTTTCCGGTAACTCTTGCATGCTTATTAATTAGGACTTTTAGATTTGACGGAAAATAGATAAAATGTCCATtatatattacaaaatacaattatgctttgaaaaagtaaataactaaaataaaaaatataatttttaatataaaatgaagaATAAATTTATTGAGCTGGATCGATatatgttttgataaagaattgGCGGGCCACATGCATAACTTTTGGGTGCTCACACATTTGGACGCGCTCAGTGTGTGTCATTCAGCGCTCGTCTATACAATTTTAGTGGCACTGGAAGTCCTGATCCGACCCTGAACTCAACCTACTTACAAACTCTCCAAGGAATATGCCTGAAGAACGGAATTGGGACTGAGCTAACCAATTTGGACCTGACTACGCCAGATGTTTTTGACAATTACTACTTCTCTAATCTTCAAGGCAACAATGGCCTTTTGCAGAGTGATCAAGAGCTGTTCTCAACCAACGGGGCGGATACTGTTGACATTGTCAACTACTTTAGTGCTTACCAATATGCTTTTTTTGTCAACTTTGTGGAAGCAATGATCAAAATGGGGAATATAAGCGTGTTGACAGGGACAGAAGGAGAAATTAGACAAAACTGCGCCTTAGTTAATACAAACACTTATGGTTCAGATGGTCTTTTACATAGCTCTATTTAAATATAGAGAGATAAGACCAAGTAGTACTGCAAATAAGCCATAGATGCAAGTTGTAATTTATGGTTATgatgaaatatatatgtaaGTAACTTAGTATGTATATGCTCAATAAAAAGTCTTTGAAACTTGgaataatgtaatatatatgttaGTATATGTCACGGTTTCTTCACCACATTGAAATGTATCCTAGAAAACTCGGAAACTTAATATAAAATGGCGCGCGTGCACACACTCGAAAATAGCACGGCCTGAAACTAGCTAGCTAACAGAGGAGCTTGTTAGTATTTTTGCCTCAAGGAGAGAATTTCTATACCCATCAACATATATAAATCTCATTTGTTGATCATCACTATTTTAAGTGAAACATAtggatttattttatgatttagattaaattttacgaatataataatatatgtagtgccatatacattattatatgcaataaaacaaaattttgactataaaataaagacaatttCTACTCCTAGTTGAATAGCCCAAAGTTTGATTGGCCTCCCCTGAGTTTAAAAGAGTTGCTGTATATATatggtctttctttttctcctcctcaTTTCTCTCTAGGCTCAAACGTACGATGGTGTAAATGAGACaccttaaaagttaaatcaaGGGAAATGATAGGTATTCAATTTATTTGCCTAACTTAAGTCCATGGCCACCCCTACCAGAGGTCAAATCAATATATCAAATCTTACCGGTCAAATCAAGAGAAATGATAGATATCCAATTTACTTGCCTAACTTAAATCCATGCTACCCCCACCAAAGGTCAAATCAACATATCCAATCTCACTGCCCACAGACCACCCAGCCCCAAGGGTCAAACCAAGAGTAGTCCCTCTGTATCTGAAAAAGAAAGGGTGGTCAAAAACAGGGACCATCGAGCGGTCGAGCCACCCAAAAGCCTGCAAaccctcccctctctctctctctctctctctctttatgcaGCTTTTGTTGAGAGCTTTTTAGGTGGCAGGACCACCCAAcctcacctctctctctctctttttttgttttttttgttttttgcatcAGGCTTTTGCAAAGCAGAACCGCCACGAGGAAATTTATGGCACGTGCCTATAATGATTCACTTACATTCGAATCTTGTGCTGTTTCCTGCCCAAAGAAAAGGAACaggaaaaatgtagaaaaatagaaaaaatagagCTCCATGCACGATTAGGAAACTCTTTGTCCAAACAAGCCCTCACATCCTCTAATCCAAAATGACACTCAAGGTTCATATTTTGAGGGATTgtggctttgtttggtaaagctcttttttttttttttcttttttttttttttaattatactgTTCATtacaatttctcaaaaaaaatcaacattaaaacattttaactttttttattttttatatcacatcattgcaaaacaatttttttttttttttttttcacatcaatctacattgTCTAAGAAAAAGgctttaccaaacaaagcatgCATGGCTGCATCTCTTGCTAAGTGACATCATGAACCTAATATActtacccccttttttttaagaattatgTCATGTGATTAGAAGACATTATGTTTTATACAAATAAGAGAGTTCCAATCACATAATCTTATCAAGTAtacacttaattttttttacaaattaatgtgacacTTTACATGAGTGACATGTGTCAcaacatgaataaaaaaaagaaagtaataaaatatttgataggTAAACTTAATTGTTTAGTGGTTAATATGAAAGCAAAGGTGGATAAAGAATTTTGGTTGCTTGGAGATCGTGCATAACAACAAAATTGAGAGCAAAATGGACGTAGGCTCCTTAGTCAGTGCAAATGGGAAAATGGTTAGCTTTCGTAGATGCTTTGTAAAAAAATAGTTGGCTTTTTGCTCTATTTTAGGCACAGTTTTTCCACCGCACAATAGCTAGTTCCTTGAACATGGATTTTAAACACTTTGAAAATACGTAGCCTCTTTGTTTGACAAGTCTTTGTTTGACAAGTACTTTAAGCATATCCCCAAAATCTCGATtgtcttttgaatttgaaaataacACTTTGAAAACTATGAAGTTTGAAGCCATATAAGCTCTTTGTTTAATAAGTTAAAGCAACTCCCCCacgcaaaaaaaatttctcacttACCTTATTTTGGAATGTCATCCACACGTTCAATGATAGCTATAATTGCTTAATTAACCGGCCATAtgtgctattattattattattttttaggttggaaaaagagaaattttatctAGGTTAAagaaagggtaaagtccacatacccccctcaaactaccatcaaaTTGACATGTTCcacccaaattttcaattgtgataatgttccctcaaaactatcaaaaaattgtcaatgtctcccccaaagactagcaataagacaaaaatgcccctatagatttctcaataagataaaaatacccctataaattcaaaaaaaaaaattgattttttttaaaaacgaaaaaattttaatttaaaaataatatttttttaaaaaacaattttttttaaacggaaatttttattaaataaaaaactatttttttaatttagttttaaaaaaacaaaaaaaaaatcattttattaaacaaaaattttatttttttaaacgtaaatttttatttaaataaaattataaaacaaaaataaaaaaacaaaaaaaaaaaaaattggccaacgtttggatttttttttttgttagttttaggttttttctagaagttttagttttagtttttttttttttttttttttttttttttttcaattttactaAGGGGTAATTTTCATTGGGGAACATTgaaatttttggtagtttgggggggacattgtcacaattgaaagtttgggagggacattgtcaattgagtggtagtttgaggggttatgtggactttccccttaaagaaatttttttttaaaaatttatagtaaaagttatagTACTCCTAATAATTTTCATAAACTTTTTATAATTTACTGTCTAGTTAGCCctgaaaaatattaatgtatGTACGACATGCACCCCATTTTCATTGTTTATGTTAGGTAGCATTAATTTGAATATAAGGATTTGATGGAGGGATTTCGGATTTGAATACTTGGTTTAAATTGtttgaatatgtatatatgtaaagAACAATTATTTGATGGTAGTAAAATTCGTGAATAGTTGGATTGTCACAGCTGATCAGCAAATAATGTTTAGATATATGGTGTGAAATT from Corylus avellana chromosome ca10, CavTom2PMs-1.0 includes:
- the LOC132163912 gene encoding peroxidase A2-like produces the protein MMSSSSSSSSSYHFIVIALLFCAFLLGGGSLCHGQLTKTFYNETCPNVSSIVHGVIAEALQSDPRIGASLIRLHFHDCFVDGCDGSILLNNSDTIESEKEAAPNNNSVRGFGVVDDIKTALENACPGVVSCADILAIAAEESVLLAGGPSWEVLLGRRDGTTANRTGANVALPGPFETLDVLKSKFLDVGLNTTDLVALSGAHTFGRAQCVSFSVRLYNFNGTGSPDPTLNSTYLQTLQGICPTNGTGTELTNLDLTTPDAFDSYYFSNLQSNKGLLQSDQELFSTNRADTVNIVNYFSAYQYAFFASFVEAMIKMGNISVLTGTEGEIRQNCALVNANTYGSNGLLHSSI
- the LOC132164579 gene encoding peroxidase 15-like, with protein sequence MQAGGPSWDVLLGRRDGTTANRTGADVALPGPFETLDVLKSKFLDVGLNTTDLVALSGAHTFGRAQCVSFSARLYNFSGTGSPDPTLNSTYLQTLQGICLKNGIGTELTNLDLTTPDVFDNYYFSNLQGNNGLLQSDQELFSTNGADTVDIVNYFSAYQYAFFVNFVEAMIKMGNISVLTGTEGEIRQNCALVNTNTYGSDGLLHSSI